Proteins co-encoded in one Stomoxys calcitrans chromosome 5, idStoCalc2.1, whole genome shotgun sequence genomic window:
- the LOC106094641 gene encoding dynein light chain Tctex-type 4 codes for MTTWSNMRSRITASVRTTNRMNALLSESMLGRRKALTKMATIEGDNETDAENAKPPRDWEFFRRNFSMEEVHKLIESTIEERLTWDRFSRSYDSWRSLQLTESLASEIRDRVRGFHHKRHRIVCILLLIEKQNQGIHMSMRHLMDEKMDNFTSVVYERPSYFIVVVVYLVYKD; via the exons ATGACAACATGGAGCAACATGAGGTCTCG GATCACTGCATCGGTGCGAACCACCAATCGCATGAATGCTTTGCTGTCCGAGTCTATGTTGGGACGCCGCAAGGCTTTAACAAAAATGGCCACTATTGAGGGTGATAACGAAACGGATGCAGAAAATGCAAAACCACCGAGAGATTGGGAGTTTTTCAGAAGAAATTTTAGCATGGAAGAAGTTCATAAATTGATAGAATCCACTATTGAGGAGCGTTTAACTTGGGATCGCTTCAGCCGTTCCTATGATTCTTGGCGTTCTTTGCAGTTGACAGAGAGTTTGGCAAGTGAAATTCGAGATCGAGTTCGTGGATTCCATCATAAAAG ACATCGTATTGTGTGCATCCTGTTGTTGATTGAGAAACAGAATCAGGGCATTCACATGAGCATGCGTCACTTGATGGATGAGAAAATGGATAATTTTACGAGTGTGGTGTACGAGAGGCCATCGTATTTCATTGTTGTAGTGGTTTACCTGGTATATAAGGATTAG